A single Drosophila ananassae strain 14024-0371.13 chromosome 3L, ASM1763931v2, whole genome shotgun sequence DNA region contains:
- the LOC6495873 gene encoding ADP-ribosylation factor 6, whose protein sequence is MGKLLSKIFGNKEMRILMLGLDAAGKTTILYKLKLGQSVTTIPTVGFNVETVTYKNVKFNVWDVGGQDKIRPLWRHYYTGTQGLIFVVDCADRDRVDEARTELHRIINDREMRDAIILIFANKQDLPNAMKPHEVQEKLGLTRIRDRNWYVQPSCATSGDGLAEGLIWLTSNHKL, encoded by the exons ATGGGAAAGCTACTATCAAAAATTTTCGGCAACAAAGAAATGCGAATTCTTATGCTCGGACTGGACGCGGCTGGCAAAACAA CGATTCTGTACAAACTGAAACTAGGGCAATCAGTTACAACGATACCCACTGTGGGCTTTAACGTGGAAACCGTCACCTACAAGAACGTCAAGTTCAACGTTTGGGATGTCGGTGGACAGGATAAGATACGACCGCTCTGGCGACACTACTATACGGGAACACAGGGTCTTATATTCGTAGTGGACTGTGCGGATCGGGATCGAGTGGATGAGGCGCGCACGGAGCTGCATAGGATAATTAACGATAGGGAGATGCGTGACGCCATCATTCTGATATTTGCTAATAAACAGGATCTGCCTAATG CAATGAAACCCCATGAAGTCCAGGAAAAACTAGGTTTAACTAGAATAAGAGATCGCAATTGGTATGTACAACCGTCATGTGCCACATCCGGCGATGGCCTGGCCGAGGGCCTGATTTGGTTAACGTCGAACCATAAGTTATGA